The Henckelia pumila isolate YLH828 chromosome 2, ASM3356847v2, whole genome shotgun sequence genome includes a window with the following:
- the LOC140884022 gene encoding uncharacterized protein, producing the protein MSGWRGEISHGISLKQTEPRFWWKQPHGHVSTPVTDDVSGEGWTPLNFQMSPKKVLRAAMLKTRFDDTIFWATHQSLWDHGEKSDPARMQQEKERMERQQREGG; encoded by the exons ATGTCAGGATGGCGAGGTGAAATATCCCATGGAATCTCACTCAAGCAAACTGAACCCAGATTTTGGTG GAAGCAGCCCCATGGCCATGTCTCAACCCCTGTTACAGATGATGTTTCTGGTGAAG GATGGACGCcattaaattttcaaatgtCTCCAAAGAAGGTTTTGCGTGCTGCAATGCTAAAAACTCGCTTTGACGATACTATCTTCTGGGCTACACATCAGAGTCTATGGGATCAT GGTGAGAAGTCAGACCCTGCAAGGATGCAGCAAGAAAAAGAGAGAATGGAAAGGCAGCAACGTGAAGGTGGTTAG